ATCTGTTCCTTCAATTGGTGCAAGAGCTCTGGAAATTAAATTGGGATCTATATTATAAGCATTTTCATACACTGCAGGAGGTGTTCTTGTTAGTGAGACTGATCCTTCCGTAGACTCAAATTGATCATTATTAAAAAATAGAACTAATTTAGTATCATCTTCAACCGCTGAAATCCAGTGCCACCATCCCATAGGAATGAAAACTGTTTGACCAAATTTATCCAAAGTATATGTTACTAATTGTGGAGTATTGGGGTCTAATACAGAAATAATGACCTTTCCGGAAACAAGAAAATCTACTTCCCATGCATTTGGATGCCAGTGTGGTTCCCTTATAAAGCCTTTAGACAAATTTAAACTTACAACAGCCCCACCTATCATGGAGGGATTTTGTGTTGAAGTTAAAGCAAATGCAATATTTTCAGGATTTCGTTCAAAAAATACATTTTGGTTTATATCAAAAAAGAGGTTAGGTGTTCCCTTGCCTGTAATATTTCGGTTATCTGTGACATAACCAGAAGTTGGGTTTGTCAAAACTTCACCATCTTTCATAAAATTTAATGATTACTGTCATATTCTATTCTTTAATTCTAGTAATGTGTGTATGTTTGTCCTATGTGCATTTCATTAATTTGAATCACAAAAAGTGATAGTTGAAAGCCGTATTCTAAGTAAAGGGTGGATTTTGCGAAAAGTAATATCAGCAATTAACGGTATACAAGAATGCTATAGGAGTTTAATAAACTGTTAGAACTAGTAAATTTGGATTGATATAAGAACTAATTATTATGATTTGTAGATAATGAGGAGATTTTCGGTTGACTACCTTGTTATCATGATGAAGATTCCATTTTTGTATACAGGAATAAAATTGATGTTAAAAAATTGTAAAAAAACATGAGGATTTTACTTAAATTAGACTTCAATTGTTTGTTAATCTCTCTAAAACGGTAATTCATAAATACTTACCATGTAATCTTCTTCAAGATAAGCATAATATCTAGTATGGAGGTAAAAGGTTGGAATTGTGTGAGGAAGTATGACAGTTTAATTGTTCAATAATTGAAGCAAATGATTTCAATCAAGATAATGTAAGTGACATAGTTACATAAATATGGAGGTTTTATGTATTTTGAAATACTTAATT
This genomic window from Bacillus sp. SM2101 contains:
- a CDS encoding cupin domain-containing protein is translated as MTNPTSGYVTDNRNITGKGTPNLFFDINQNVFFERNPENIAFALTSTQNPSMIGGAVVSLNLSKGFIREPHWHPNAWEVDFLVSGKVIISVLDPNTPQLVTYTLDKFGQTVFIPMGWWHWISAVEDDTKLVLFFNNDQFESTEGSVSLTRTPPAVYENAYNIDPNLISRALAPIEGTDGVIIGPPPEN